DNA from Brassica napus cultivar Da-Ae chromosome C4, Da-Ae, whole genome shotgun sequence:
TCTTGTAGTTGTTCCTTTTGGTGTGTGGGTGTACCAATGAATTCTCTATGAATTTTTCCAAGGAGCAACGGTATTACATTGTGTCACAGAAACGCTAGTTAAACGTAAAACAtcatatttttcgaaaaaaCGAGAATTAAATTTAATGTTGTACTGTTGTAGAGCACTTTGATCCTTATGTTAAACACACAGTTTTAGCTTAGCCAGAAAGTTACTTATTCAACTTCGTTTTCACGTTGTTCTGCTTCTGACTTGATCAGTCGATCAAACACCAGATTGATACTTTTACGCTCCCCGGTCAGCTGGGCCGATCAAATCCGCCTTATTTACCATTGCTTCGTACCTTGCTTCCTCCTTGGTGCAGTTGTGTCCCTAATTAGTGTTCCGCATGcaaattaaccaaaataatcTAAGACTGAGAAAGCAATCCATCATTTTCTCATTATAAACCTCATAAACTTAAAGAATGTCCCATTGTTTTAGTTTATGTTATACTAAGGCTTCCAATGGAGGTAATATGAGACGAGCAGAATGAATTTTGATACTTAGTGGTAAAGTATCTCACCCCGTTCCAATGCACCATATCCGTTACTTCTTCACAACCTTAGAGCAAACtaatgaattaatatttttccaTATCGATGTAACCAAACTTAGTAcgtaagaatataataaaagaaCGTAAATTAAAAATCTTGAAATTCATATTACGTTTGTTTGAGAACACAATACAAACGACCTGTTAATAGGGTCGgcataataaaaagaaaagacagGAAAATAGAAAACATCCATTCGAACatcttattaaatatatattctcatCCATTTCATAGCATGGAAAGTGTCCACTCAAGCTTCATCCGAACGCTGCTTATTTCACGCTGCAACCACATCCAATCAAACATAACACCGTTAATATGATTATATGACAACCTCAAACATGGTTAGACCGAGAAGCTTTGATTCCTAATTTTTGTaaccatataaaattattaatatatatatatgaaaccgAGCGAGTGTGAGAGATTCATCATTTATACGTACCTGTTGCAGTTGATGCACCGGTGTTAGTAAGCTAATGGGGAAAGGaacattgactccacatgcctTAGGAAGTCCAGCTGCCCGGCCAGCGTTGAGACCAGAGCCTAAGGCGCTTGCAGCAGTTTTAAGGCAACGACAAGCTTGCTGACGGTCGGGAGTTGTACGGGCAATACTGTTAAGCTTACTAACACCGGTGCAGCACGCTCTGGGAAGGGGCCCACGGTCAAGTAGCCAATGCATGCCGCCACGTTGGTGTTAACCGTGCCACAGCTCAAAGCCGCCTTTGATGTGATGGGACCTGCCACAATCATGCAGGGCCAAGACCAAGCATGCCAACTTCACTAGACCggccattttgtttttttctcttagCGTTTTTGCGGATGTGCAAAAGTAGATGTGTGTAATTGTGATACTGAGTGAGGAAAGGAGCCGAGGGAGTGACTGTTTATATAGAGAATGAAGTATATGTTATGAATGTGGATGTGATTACAAGAAAGGACTAGTTAGTTGGCTGTTGGTTACATTTAATGTAGAGTACCTATTAGGTACCTCTCATTTATatgaacaaaacttaggttcaccacttgaacctttaaattcacatCTTTTTCTAGAATCAATCAAAGTGTcacataaataattaattaaaaaaatattatatttatttaaaaacaactaaaaaaaaataatgctaATTTTAACAATGCTAACGCCGTTAGCTAAACCGTAAACTCAAACTCTTAAATTCTCAACCCTAAACTGTAAATTttaaactcaaaccctaaacccaaatcctagatcctaaacccaaatcgtatattttaaacccaaattctagaccctaaacccaaaccgtaaaccttaaattcaaaccctataccctaaaccaaatcctaaacctaaaccatatccctaaacccaaactgtaaaccctaaacccaaacataGACGCTATAAAGTTTGGTTTTAGGATCTAGGATTTAGGTTTAAGGtatatggtttgggtttagggtatacaaTTTGGATTTATGATCTAGGATTTGGATTTAGGatatagagtttagggtttggatttaggatttaaggtttaggatttaaaatttaagatttaggatttacggtttagCTAACGGCGTCATTGTCGTTAAAACTGGcgttattctttttttattatttttaaataaatttaatattttaattaattatttatgtatCACTTTGATTGGTCTCGATACGAGAGGTGATTTCTCAGCTTTCCCCCAAGGTCGGGCCTGACGACTTCTACCCCTGTGCATATACTGAAAGTTTAATtgcaatttttatttctaaaaatttgaTTCACTCTTCTATAACAGAAAAGACAATCAAAGTTGTGTCTAGACTTTTGGGAGCCGTATGCAAGTATAAATACTTCTGACGTTTtctttaataagaaaatatcacaagtaaattataaaactaaattaagtgaaaagATAAATAACCTATCAATGATGAAAACATagccaaaatttaaataacaatattatttCTTAATGTTCATTCTATGTAATTGTCCAAATCATCATCTCATAACTCATAAGTGATCAGTGTAAAAGCTAAATCGAATTAATAAATAGACCCCGAATATTTGTCACGGTTTTCCAAGGGTTGTCACGGTTCCTTGAAACAGTCCACCATTTTCTCGATTATCAAAAGTCTAAACAAATAATTGAACAGTACCAAGCGTGGGGAATGTCTTGTTACTTCATTTTCTGTAAAATTAAAATGCTCCGTTACTTCCCAACTGTATggcaaattaaatataatttcctttttgtttatgtttgatAATTTTTGTTCATGATTATGAAACTAAACTAACCTTCGGTAAGAATATAGCAGAATAAAACGTAAATCTTAGATCTGAAATTCATATAACGTTGATTGTGAACATAGTACAAACGACCAAAGTAATAGGAACGTCACAACATAAAAGACAGGAAATtgaaaaactctaaaaacaacAACCATTGGAGCATCTTATTTTAGTATTCGCTCATCCATTACATAATACTTGAACGTCTGCATTAGCTTCATCCGACCGCCGCTCATTTCACACTGCAACCACATACAAATAAACATAACACCGTTATAATAAAATACTCAAATCTCCattaaaaatttttttagtaTATACTTGTTGCACCGGTATTATCCATCGGGATATGGTTAAACAGAACTTCAAATCGTTAATACAGTCTTTACTAAAACACTAAACTGTTAATATAAAAACTCAAGTTttcatttaacaaaaataatcttcatattatCTACTTCTTGTTTAAAAAAACcgcagagagagaaagagacagaTTAAGACATATATACCTGTTGCAGTTGGTGGTTTTGCTGATCTTGTAAGGAATGTTGACTCCACATGCCTTAGGAAGTCCAGCTGCACGGGCAACGTTGATAGTAGGCAAGGCGTTAGCGGCTCCTACAAGGCAACGGCAAGCTTGCTGACGGTCTGGGGTTGTACGGGCCATGTTGTTTAGACTAGTAACGCCGCTGCAGCACGCTGTGGGAACGGCCGGCGCATTCTGGGCCAGGTAGCCAATGCAAGGTGCCACGTAGCCGCTAACGGTGCCACAACTCAGAGCCGCGTTCGATGTGATTGGACCGGCCACGATCATGCAGGCGAAGATCAAGCATGCCAACTTCATTAGACCAGCCATATTTCtctcttagattttttttgtttgcaaaaTGAGATGTGTGTGGAATGATGAGTGATGAAGAGAGTAGGGGAAGTGAGTGTTTATATAGACAAAGAGAGTTTATGTTATGAATGTGAATGCGATTTAGAGGAAAGGAGTAGTTGGTTGGTTGTTGGTTTCATTTAATGTAGAGGTTCCTAGCTAATTATGTAGTACCTCATGCACGTCTACTTCGTTTGAAATTTCTACAACCTACGTTCTTGTTTTTGCTATTGCATCATGTAAAAggacttttaattttaatagatGCAATACTGAAAACACAAAACGGGAAATGCAGATATGGATGTAGAAATAGTTATTGTACATACAACTATCATTAATTATCTATTTTAATCTTAACATTATGTTCAATctcttttatataattagaatCATGCATGACGTACGTTGATTACCGGCAGTGCTCCTCTCTCTCAGTTCAGTCTAAGACTACAAGATGTACGTGTTtgagtacaaaaaaaaatgtttcactCTCAATttacaaaacaagaaagaaCACATACGAGTTTCAAACTCTCATATTTATCATTGTCTTTCCCAAACAAACTCCAACTAAGTTGTAGGAACTGCCGatgtttataattattttttttgaaacactttttttgGAAACACATCCGATGTTTATAATCATTAACACTAGTGTTTATAATCACtagtaaaaaaaagatatatgatTAACACAACGTGTGTCCAATATATGACTAACTACGGTGTGGTGGGCTAGTGGTCTAGAAATTAAATCCCCAATACGGACCCGAGTTCGAATACCTCCTGTGACCACGAAATGCTTTATCGCGGCGTTGGTGCCGGGTCCTTGGGTAAAGAGCATTAGTGCCGGCTGGTTCTGAACCAGGAGGATTAGAAGGTTGGCAATTGGAAACCACGTGCAGATTACGGGTCACATTTGAACCtcctgtttataaaaaaaagattaaaaaaaataaataaatatggttttaataaatattatttaatttttattctgtTTCTTATTTCCATAAAACTTTCTCCGTAACGATAACATACAAAGAGAAGATGTAGGTTTGTCCTGCCATCACATACCATAGAATGTATGTAGATGGTTCGTCATTATGTGAAAAAACTGGCTGGTACACAAAATTGAATGCAACACATGGGTAGGATGGGCTCACTGTCGGTTGATTTGATTTTCAAGGCCATGGTCACTGTGATTTCCCCTCTCCCCTCAACAATATTATTTTCTAGTCTTAATCTGGCAAAACTAGGTAATTTACTTGTACAATTCACTAGACTTTATAAGACATGACTCGACCAACtctattaatttacaaaaaacaaaaaaaaacttgtaacattctgatttttataattattttctcttaaaaagaaattaaaataaatttcaacttAATCGTATTAAGGTGAAATTATACAATAACACATAAGTTTCTAATTTATGATCGTAATTTGGCTTATTTTACTGgctttataaaatatcaaataggAGAACGTAACTTTTCAAATAGGAatgatatattttgtaatttattactAAAGATAAACTACAAACTACTAATTTaatactttattttttcttatctaCCATCCTACTGCAGATTAATGATTTTGTTCTGTCTAgcattaatatatgataatcacattcaaatttgaaaatttatagaCTAATTAATAAACCACATCATATCATTTATCCTATTTTGTAAGAATGAAACTTTCCGTTTGGATATATATAAACTAGTAGTTTGTAGTTTATCTTTAGTAGTACTATGTAATTTTAAACACAcaagttaaaatatattcaataatAGTTGATTTCAAATTAGTTTATCACATACAAGTTTTGTAACAttcgattttaaaataactttaaaactCATGTTTTAATAACTGTAAATTTGTCATTTTAGTACAAGTTATCTCAAACTCGTAGTTGAATACAGTCTATCCATATTGGTCAGACATAATTTTAAATGTTCTGTGTAGCTATGGATAGCCAGATATAATACGCCAAAGTAAATTAATGTGGGTAGTTTCATTCATGTGTAATCTTACTTAAGAAGATGATTTCTATTTACTGTATTAAATATGTCGGTGCCTAGAGGGCTACATAATTTACGCCTTTTTACTTTGTTTGAAAACTTGAGAATTAGGCACCGAAAATGCCACATGTAAAAATAGTATATGTGGCCACAAGACGTGTGAGCTAAATGTATATGGGTGTGTGTAAATACTAAATACATATGACCCAGAAAAGGTGTAGATCAACATATTTCATGAAACATCGTTATCAGTTTAATTTACATCGGGACGTCATGGGCCTAGAAATTCTGACAATTTATTAAGAGCATGAGCATGATTATCGCGGAAGATTAGTGGGTTTTTTGACGAACTTTATGGTCTAGGCTCCACAAAAACCTCGGTTCCAGAATTCGTGAAATAAAGATCGACTTTGATCTGTTTCTTGCACTGTTTGCATGCCTCACTAACACGTAGCGGCCAACCGtgcgttttaaaaaatttttttttaatcagacaaatttaaaaaaaaaaataaataaaaaaattgaacctaAGAAACCGTGCACTACGGTTATAgcgataatcatggtctaatgCTAATCAATATTGAGTTGAAAGGTTGTAAAACTCAACAATGATCCGACTTGACCCAAACAAAACGAAACGTATAAAATTTGGATTCAAATTAATATGAACCGAAAAGCATCATTTCGAAGAACTTGCTTAAAAATTACATCAAAGCAGAATAATATTTAGATAGTGTATGTATTTATCTTTTCTAATTATGGAATACTTGTCCTATTTAatgatcttttaaaaaaaatattaataatttagttatattatatattaattttgtattgCTGAGAAATTCTATTGAAGTTGAAAAACAAACCTATGCAAAAAAGTTAGTTTCAGCGATATATATCCCGCGTAACATAAGAGGGAAAAACAACGGTCCAGATATATCACATGTATACGATTAAGCAGGGATGGTTTGGGGCGAATCAGGCTTATTGCATGCATAATTTAAAGGCATTTGGATGAATCACATAACATTCAACTTACAATATACTTATGAGTCTGACTTAGTTTACATAAAGAggcaaataataataaaacaaccATTATACTAGCTTGTGACATGTTAGCAAAACTAATTAAGCTCGACCAATTAAGTGGTACTTATAACTCATTTACCAAAATAATGGTTGTAACAATTCGGATGCAAATCTATCTTGGGTATTTGAGTTTgctcaaacgaaaaaaaaaatcctatatACTAATTAACAATCCGTTAAAACTATCAACTGAATTCTAGACAAGTTATTTGTGTTATTGTAATAAACCAATCTCCAGATCATTGCTACCAACATCATCATCAATATGGATGGCTTCTTCTTCCGAATGACTTCTGTCGGTGGCAGATGAGGTAAGTTCCTCCGCTCGCTTCACCTGGTGGGTCCAGTCAGTACGAATCAATGTACAAAGCATCATAACCAAACATGTAATCTGCGCAGTCAGAAGTCCATACCATAGCCCACAAAACCCAACTTTAAATCCAAACGTGGTCGCGACTGCCACAGGCAAGCCCACGATGTAGAACGCGCAGAGGTTAACGCGTACTCCATCTTTAGGCCTCGCTGTGCCCGTCAACACCCCACAAGCAGCCGTCTGTGGCGAGTTCCCGATCTCGCAAAGCCCCAATATCGGAAGTGCAGACGAAATCAACCCGAGAATCTCTGGTTCGTCCGTGAACATCTTTCCCCAAACCGACCTAAGCGCCGTCACAAAAGTAGCAGCTGATAAACCATACGCTACCGCGAGTATCAAACCAATGACTGTCGTACATTGAGCTCGCGTGGGTTGTCCTCCACCAAGCGCGTGCCCTACACGGGTAGCAATAGCGCTGCTTATAGCGAACGGAACCACGTAGAGTATCCCCGTCGTCTGAATCAATATCCCCATGGCCGACACACTTGCTTTAGGGTTCCCGAGAAGCCCACAAAGGAAAAGCATGATCTCATACCACCAATACTCCAAACAAACCGAGATGGCGCTTGGTGCGGCTAGAGAAAGCAGCGGCCACCAGCCGCGGAAAAGCGACCGCAACGCAAGCCCTTGCCACGGTTTGATTAGAGAGTCCGAAAAGAACGTATAAACGAGCAGTCCCACGTTGATGTTCATAGTGTTAAAAGCCATCGCGACCGCGACACCTTTAACGCCTAAACGCATACGCATGACGAAGACGTAACTAAATAGAGGATGGAGAAGAATGGATACGATGGCAGATATCGTCAACGGTGACGTTAAGCCTTGCGTTCTGAGGAACGTTCGGAGCGGGTGGAGCATGGCTTGAGCCAGTAGCTCAGGGATGAAGAAGACCATGTAAGTTTTGGATACTTTGGTTATATCCGGGTCCTGGCCCAACATGAGGAAAATGGGCTCGATGTTGAGCCATGCAACGGCGATTGGTATAGAAACGATGATTAAGAGACATAACATTTTCTGAAACGTGTGGCTAAGTACGGTCCAGCGTTTGGCTCCAAAGGCTTGACCACAGATTGGGTCCATACCAACGGAAAGACCTTTGAGTACGGAGACTCCGGTGATGTTACCGAAGCCCATGGCGAGTGCACCGCCAGCGAGCTCGACTTCTCCGAGGTGACTAAGGAACCACATTGAGATTATTGATCTTGAGAAGATGAGGAGTGACGTCATAACGATCGGGCATGCTATTTTTGTGAGCGACGCCACCTCCTCTCCCACCTGCATTGATAATCATAAGTTGTGTTATTttcgttagtttttttttcaattagtgaacacttttattattttactgtTCTAGGCTTATAGCAAAGACACATTCAAGAAAATATTATACTGTATAACGTTATGATATTTCATACTTGCATTAAATTTATACACTCATTAGTGCTTGTTATCTACACAAAGCTGAAcaagttgaacaaaaaaagaatatacatatttattttagggaataaattaacaaaatgtaTAGAAATAATATTTGAATAATTTTCTAGATTTAAAGTAAAGAACCtaagttttctaaaaaaaagagTCTTGAAGAACAATTTGATGTGATAAAACAGAAGAATATTGCATATAATACGAaagaatatttataattaaaaattaagaaacaatttGGAAGCACGAGGAAGATGGCCGCATCACATGGCCACTGGGACTGGAAtgagaaagtgaaaaaaaaaaagagaaaaggttTAAATTCTATAACTTTTAGAACTGAATAATCAAACTCACAAGTGACAGAAAAGCGAATGACTAACTGTACCAACATTCTAGGATCTCTTAAAATGAAAATCATCATGCATGGGTTCTAAAAAGCTCACCAGTTTATTAaataaactttattttcttttgacaaACAAATTCAGCTTAGCATATTTCATTTCATGAACTTCACTAGACATAGCAATACTGTAGCATAAAATCGTCTTGGGAAAGTATATGTAATGAACAGGACTGagcttttttttatatataaaaaaggatAAAAGATTTCAAGAAACTAAATAATAGAAAGTAAGTAAATACAGTACTTTGGACTAACTAAAGGaactaattaaaaaagattGAGATATGGAAAACTTTCCTTAAGTACGTACAACtcccaaaaaaaacattatctcAGTCCATGACCCTGCGGACACATATCATGCTAGTGACACTTTATGCATACATACGAGTATCAATATACACACAATCAAACATCAGATATACATAgacaatatttacatataatggATGTCAATATATTTGttaattaagtaaaatattAAGTTTCCTTCAAACTGATTGTTCTAAAAGAGATGAATACTTTCCATAAAAATGCTATAAAACAGTCAAAAGCAGCATTCAATCCGGTCTAATAACAAattctaagagcatgattaacccggagttCTTAGAATatggttcttagcggaagttaagaaactgtttcttaacttttaactaaaaaagctaagaaccggttcttaaataaggactttaagaaccggttcttaaataaggactttaagaaccggttcttagtttttttagttaaaaattaagaaacagtttcttaacttccgatAAGAACTCCACTCTAAGAATCCcaggttaatcatggtctaagaaTTCCATATTATTTACTCCCCCCCACCCCACCCAAATACTGTTAAAGTGACTGAAAATGATACTCTATCCGTTCATAAAAATAAGACTTTTAGAGTTTTTACGcttattaaaaacatatttaatgtttataattaattatattatttatttatattattcagTTTCCAATAACTatcaaccaataaaatttaatcaatttaaacatatccaattaattttttttaaaagtatataattcaTTAATATCAATTAATAAAAGTATCTTAAAaatctagaatttttttttttgtgaaacgaAAAAAAAACCTAGAAAATCTTAATTTCGGGAACTGGTTGGTTTCTTAAACATCGGTAACAGTATAATCTTGAATATATGAATTCTCCATAATATGTGAATATGATCCTAAATAATGAAAACTTGTGCATAGTAAAAACACACGAGAAGTATGAAGTCAAATAGTAATCTGAAAGaggaaaaaggaaaatgaaACAAGCCTCATTGAAAGGGATGCGACGGAGACCA
Protein-coding regions in this window:
- the LOC106410910 gene encoding protein DETOXIFICATION 53-like, with translation MQVGEEVASLTKIACPIVMTSLLIFSRSIISMWFLSHLGEVELAGGALAMGFGNITGVSVLKGLSVGMDPICGQAFGAKRWTVLSHTFQKMLCLLIIVSIPIAVAWLNIEPIFLMLGQDPDITKVSKTYMVFFIPELLAQAMLHPLRTFLRTQGLTSPLTISAIVSILLHPLFSYVFVMRMRLGVKGVAVAMAFNTMNINVGLLVYTFFSDSLIKPWQGLALRSLFRGWWPLLSLAAPSAISVCLEYWWYEIMLFLCGLLGNPKASVSAMGILIQTTGILYVVPFAISSAIATRVGHALGGGQPTRAQCTTVIGLILAVAYGLSAATFVTALRSVWGKMFTDEPEILGLISSALPILGLCEIGNSPQTAACGVLTGTARPKDGVRVNLCAFYIVGLPVAVATTFGFKVGFCGLWYGLLTAQITCLVMMLCTLIRTDWTHQVKRAEELTSSATDRSHSEEEAIHIDDDVGSNDLEIGLLQ
- the LOC106410911 gene encoding non-specific lipid-transfer protein D, whose translation is MAGLMKLACLIFACMIVAGPITSNAALSCGTVSGYVAPCIGYLAQNAPAVPTACCSGVTSLNNMARTTPDRQQACRCLVGAANALPTINVARAAGLPKACGVNIPYKISKTTNCNSVK